The following proteins are encoded in a genomic region of Peromyscus maniculatus bairdii isolate BWxNUB_F1_BW_parent chromosome 12, HU_Pman_BW_mat_3.1, whole genome shotgun sequence:
- the LOC102911587 gene encoding olfactory receptor 5K3-like: protein MTENNYSLTTEFILVGFSDHPDLKILLFLVFFAIYLVTMVGNLGLVALIYMERRLHTPMYIFLGNLALMDSCCSCAITPKMLENFFSVDRSISLYECMVQFYFLCLAETTDCFLLAAMAYDRYVAICNPLQYHTMMSKKLCLQMTTGAYIGGNLHSMIHIGFMFRLTFCRSHVIKHFFCDVLPLYRLSCVDPYLNELMILVFSGSVNVFSNSIVLISYFCILFTIFTMKSKEGRSKALSTCASHFLSVSIFYGSLLYMYIRPNSFDKGDEDIPVAIFYTLIIPLLNPFIYSLRNKEVLNVIKRTMKKR from the coding sequence atgactgaaAACAACTACTCCTTGACAACAGAGTTCATCCTGGTGGGATTCTCAGACCACCCAGACCTGAAGATCCTTCTATTCCTGGTGTTCTTTGCCATCTATCTGGTGACCATGGTGGGGAATCTCGGACTGGTGGCCTTGATCTACATGGAACGCCGTcttcacacacccatgtacatcTTTCTAGGCAACTTGGCTCTTATGGATTCCTGCTGCTCCTGCGCCATCACTCCCAAGATGctagagaatttcttttctgtggaCAGAAGCATTTCTCTCTATGAATGCATggtacagttttattttctctgcctggctgAAACTACAGACTGCTTTCTTCTGGCAGCAATGGCCTATGATCGTTATGTGGCCATATGCAACCCACTACAGTACCACACCATGATGTCCAAGAAGCTCTGCCTTCAGATGACCACAGGAGCCTACATAGGAGGAAACCTACATTCCATGATCCACATAGGGTTCATGTTCAGGTTAACTTTCTGTAGATCTCATGTGATCAAACACTTTTTTTGTGATGTTCTTCCATTATATAGACTCTCGTGTGTTGACCCCTATCTCAATGAATTAATGATTCTCGTCTTTTCGGGATCAGTTAATGTCTTTTCCAATAGTATAGTCCTAATATCTTATTTCTGTATCCTTTTTACTATATTCACAATGAAGTCCAAAGAGGGAAGAAGCAAGGCCTTATCTACTTGTGCTTCCCACTTTCTGTCTGTGTCAATTTTCTATGGTTCTCTTCTCTACATGTATATTCGACCAAATTCATTTGATAAAGGAGATGAAGATATACCTGTTGCTATTTTTTATACTCTAATAATTCCTTTGTTAAACCCTTTTATTTATAGTCTGAGAAATAAGGAAGTATTAAATGTGATTAAAAGAACCATGAAGAAGAGATAA